In Bacillota bacterium, one genomic interval encodes:
- a CDS encoding chemotaxis protein CheA, which yields MFSNEEIAVFMEELDEKIQVISDNLLTMEKGEDSPEVLQEIFRAAHTIKGSSAVMGYDRMSTLTHQIENLFEQLRQHSLPVTAPLIDTLFEALDTLHALRDEITGEGEEVDTSAVTAKIAAFKEDTELGGTGEDPGQQKTGLKTKAAADNTAAADIALPQLEETDETLITQAQLKGFNAYWVTIVLDQHTQMKEVRAFIVFETLQEKGEIIKSDPPAEDVQEGNFEHHFTVILLTEEDTDHITNLATSVADVKDVRVQEVLLSRDAAVAEEVTPSATLPAREDQQQNPTQGQKKISTSKTVRVDVQKLDTLMNLVGELVIDRTRLNRFTDVFESQYGSDDLAESLMEISSHLGQVTTDLQDEIMKARMLPVSYVFNRFPRMVRDIAQKMDKEVEFTIEGKETELDRNVIEIIGDPLIHLLRNSIDHGIEPPEVRVKTGKPRKGKVQLKASYVESHIVITLEDDGKGMDPEKLRSKIVEKGLVSAEQAQRLHKREILDYIFAPGFSTTENVNDISGRGVGMDIVRSQIEQINGSVEFNSIPGQGTTFTIKLPLTLAIINALMVTLGKHTYAFPLTHIVETLAIEQDEIKLVRHSEVVIVRGSVLPLVRLSSVFNQQPDDEENSRLYVVVLGSGDRKVGVVVDRLLGEQEIVIKSLGSYMGHVDNLSGATILGDGKVALIVDPRGIIKESGTNAEDVGYAEAN from the coding sequence ATGTTCTCTAATGAAGAAATTGCGGTATTTATGGAAGAACTGGATGAGAAAATACAAGTCATTAGCGATAACCTTTTAACTATGGAGAAGGGAGAGGACAGTCCTGAGGTGCTGCAGGAAATATTTCGTGCAGCCCATACCATTAAAGGCTCCTCTGCCGTAATGGGCTATGACCGTATGTCCACCCTGACCCACCAAATTGAAAATCTTTTTGAACAACTGCGCCAGCACTCGCTTCCCGTCACCGCACCCTTAATAGATACCCTTTTTGAGGCCCTAGATACCCTGCACGCGCTGCGCGATGAAATTACCGGGGAAGGGGAAGAAGTAGACACCAGTGCCGTGACAGCTAAAATCGCGGCCTTTAAAGAAGACACGGAATTGGGTGGGACTGGCGAAGATCCGGGCCAGCAAAAAACCGGCTTAAAGACCAAAGCAGCAGCCGATAATACTGCGGCCGCGGACATTGCTCTCCCCCAGCTGGAAGAGACTGACGAGACGTTAATTACCCAAGCGCAACTAAAAGGGTTTAACGCTTATTGGGTTACCATAGTGCTGGACCAACACACTCAGATGAAGGAAGTTAGAGCCTTCATTGTGTTTGAGACCCTACAAGAAAAAGGGGAAATAATCAAGAGCGACCCTCCGGCCGAAGATGTACAGGAAGGTAATTTTGAACACCATTTTACCGTGATCTTACTTACAGAAGAGGATACAGATCATATTACCAACCTGGCCACTTCAGTAGCTGATGTGAAAGATGTGAGAGTTCAGGAGGTATTATTATCCAGGGATGCTGCTGTGGCTGAAGAAGTCACTCCTTCAGCCACCTTACCAGCACGTGAGGATCAACAGCAAAATCCTACACAGGGCCAAAAGAAAATTAGCACTTCCAAAACTGTGCGTGTAGATGTGCAAAAACTTGATACTTTAATGAACCTGGTGGGTGAACTGGTTATTGACCGCACTCGCCTGAACCGTTTTACCGATGTTTTTGAGAGCCAGTATGGATCAGATGACCTGGCCGAAAGCCTGATGGAAATATCCAGTCACCTGGGACAAGTCACCACCGATTTGCAGGACGAAATTATGAAAGCCCGCATGTTACCGGTGTCTTATGTTTTTAACCGCTTTCCACGTATGGTTAGGGATATTGCTCAAAAGATGGATAAGGAAGTTGAATTTACCATAGAAGGCAAGGAGACAGAATTAGACCGTAATGTCATTGAAATAATCGGAGATCCCCTAATTCACCTGCTTAGAAATTCTATCGACCACGGCATTGAGCCGCCGGAAGTGCGCGTCAAAACCGGCAAGCCCCGCAAGGGAAAAGTACAGCTAAAAGCTTCCTATGTGGAAAGCCATATTGTAATTACCCTGGAAGATGACGGCAAAGGAATGGACCCGGAAAAACTACGCAGCAAAATTGTAGAAAAAGGTTTGGTTAGCGCAGAACAGGCCCAAAGATTACATAAAAGAGAAATACTGGACTATATTTTTGCACCTGGTTTTTCCACCACAGAAAATGTAAACGACATATCCGGACGAGGTGTGGGGATGGATATTGTGCGCAGCCAGATAGAGCAGATCAACGGCTCGGTAGAGTTTAACAGCATCCCCGGCCAGGGGACCACCTTTACCATCAAGCTGCCGCTTACCCTGGCCATCATTAATGCCCTGATGGTAACCCTGGGGAAACATACATACGCCTTTCCTTTAACCCATATTGTGGAAACACTGGCCATTGAACAAGATGAGATAAAACTAGTTCGTCACAGTGAAGTAGTTATTGTGCGTGGTTCAGTTTTACCACTGGTTAGGTTGTCGAGCGTCTTCAACCAGCAGCCGGACGACGAGGAAAACAGTAGACTGTATGTAGTGGTACTCGGTTCCGGCGACAGAAAAGTAGGTGTTGTGGTAGACAGATTACTGGGAGAGCAGGAGATTGTAATTAAGTCCCTGGGTTCCTACATGGGCCACGTCGATAACCTCTCCGGCGCCACCATCCTGGGTGACGGCAAGGTAGCTCTCATTGTAGACCCACGGGGAATAATCAAGGAATCCGGTACCAATGCAGAGGATGTCGGTTATGCAGAAGCCAATTAG
- a CDS encoding chemotaxis protein CheW, giving the protein MVDANYLDQQVVVFDLDQQVYGVPIDAVLEIIRMEKITPIPQAPDFIEGIIEIRGRVIPVMDLRKRFGLQVAEYTQSTRIIIVDMDSNSMGIIVDSVAEVLQISSGNVEPPPSVIGSVDQSFIQGVALLEKRMIILLDLAKVLQDEEKEVLESIMTAEQNV; this is encoded by the coding sequence ATGGTAGACGCGAATTACCTGGACCAACAGGTTGTTGTATTTGACCTGGATCAGCAGGTGTACGGCGTACCAATTGACGCTGTTCTGGAAATAATTCGCATGGAAAAGATTACCCCCATCCCACAAGCTCCGGATTTTATCGAAGGCATCATCGAAATAAGGGGCAGGGTTATTCCGGTAATGGACCTTAGAAAGCGCTTTGGTCTCCAGGTAGCGGAATACACGCAGTCAACCCGCATAATCATAGTGGACATGGATAGCAACAGTATGGGTATCATTGTAGATTCCGTAGCAGAAGTGCTGCAGATTTCCAGTGGTAACGTGGAGCCCCCACCTTCTGTGATTGGCAGCGTAGATCAATCTTTTATCCAGGGAGTTGCCCTGTTGGAAAAACGGATGATTATCCTTCTTGACCTGGCCAAGGTACTGCAAGACGAAGAAAAAGAGGTTCTGGAGTCTATAATGACGGCAGAACAAAACGTTTGA
- a CDS encoding flagellar motor protein, translating into MDITAIGGLFFGLISLIGGFLLEGGHVGALFQPSAAIIVFGGTIGATVISFSLQEVLSIPRLLKVAFFSKQPDAVATIETMVSLADDARKEGLLHLETRLEEIEDPFIRKGIQLVVDGTDPEMVKNVLETELYTIESRHHVGSAIFETAGGYAPTMGIIGTVMGLIHVLGSMEDPEQLAPAIAVAFMATLYGVGSANVLWIPLSGKLQNLSKNEVLIRELAMEGIVSLQAGYNPVLIRERLTAFLAPASRGGNTEMESEEES; encoded by the coding sequence ATGGACATTACTGCCATCGGTGGCTTATTTTTCGGCCTTATCTCACTAATAGGCGGTTTCTTACTGGAAGGAGGCCATGTGGGTGCCCTCTTCCAACCCAGCGCCGCTATAATCGTCTTTGGTGGCACCATTGGGGCCACGGTTATTTCTTTTTCTTTACAGGAAGTACTAAGCATACCCAGATTGTTAAAGGTTGCTTTCTTTTCCAAGCAGCCGGATGCAGTGGCTACCATTGAGACCATGGTTAGTTTGGCCGACGATGCACGCAAAGAAGGCCTTTTACACCTGGAAACACGCCTTGAAGAAATTGAAGATCCTTTTATTCGCAAAGGCATTCAGTTAGTGGTGGACGGCACTGACCCGGAAATGGTTAAAAATGTACTGGAAACCGAACTTTATACCATTGAATCGCGTCACCATGTGGGCAGCGCCATTTTTGAAACTGCGGGTGGTTATGCTCCCACCATGGGGATCATCGGCACGGTAATGGGACTGATTCACGTACTGGGTAGCATGGAGGACCCTGAGCAATTGGCTCCGGCCATCGCAGTAGCGTTTATGGCCACGTTATACGGTGTGGGAAGCGCCAATGTGCTCTGGATTCCATTAAGTGGTAAACTGCAAAACCTGAGTAAAAATGAAGTACTTATTCGCGAACTGGCCATGGAAGGCATAGTTTCTCTTCAGGCCGGCTACAACCCGGTTTTAATCCGTGAGCGCCTTACCGCCTTCCTTGCCCCTGCTTCACGGGGAGGCAACACGGAAATGGAGAGTGAGGAAGAAAGCTAG
- a CDS encoding chemotaxis protein MotB — MSRRRRVETQNKDGSERWLVTYADMITLLLIFFIVMYTMSQVDAAKFESLASSLSQAMGAGGMIMESPGPSFVSGASQSAAEELEERQEFKDIQSELEALIQERGLAAEIVVTSEQRGIVISFQENVLFPSGSAQLTEQAQRLIDEVAPVLQETDNNLRIEGHTDNLPIHTEKFPSNWELSASRATSVLQELLRTADMSAARLSAVAYGEYRPRVVNDTPDRRQLNRRVDIVILRTKFEGSEPKAIKIISPSRH; from the coding sequence TTGTCAAGACGCAGGCGAGTGGAAACACAAAATAAAGACGGTAGTGAACGCTGGCTGGTTACTTACGCAGATATGATTACTTTATTATTGATTTTTTTTATTGTGATGTATACTATGAGCCAGGTGGATGCGGCCAAATTTGAATCCCTGGCATCATCTCTCTCTCAGGCCATGGGGGCCGGGGGAATGATCATGGAAAGTCCGGGGCCTTCTTTTGTATCCGGTGCCAGTCAAAGCGCTGCTGAAGAATTGGAAGAAAGACAAGAATTTAAAGACATTCAAAGTGAATTGGAAGCTTTAATCCAAGAACGCGGTCTGGCAGCAGAAATTGTTGTCACCTCTGAGCAAAGGGGTATCGTAATCAGTTTTCAGGAAAATGTGTTATTTCCTTCCGGATCAGCACAATTGACAGAGCAGGCCCAAAGACTGATTGACGAGGTAGCACCGGTTCTGCAGGAAACGGATAATAACCTGCGCATAGAAGGGCACACCGACAACTTACCTATTCATACCGAAAAATTTCCTTCTAACTGGGAGCTGTCCGCATCCAGGGCCACCAGCGTACTGCAAGAGTTGCTTAGGACGGCGGATATGAGTGCAGCCCGGTTGTCCGCTGTAGCTTACGGTGAATATCGCCCCCGAGTGGTTAACGATACCCCGGATAGGAGGCAACTTAACCGGCGTGTAGATATAGTAATCTTGCGCACCAAATTTGAAGGTTCAGAACCAAAAGCAATAAAAATTATCTCTCCCTCCAGGCATTAA
- a CDS encoding AarF/ABC1/UbiB kinase family protein yields MQLHLRKRYKHFKRYREIANVMAKHGFGHMLNQLGLAEFINTTWHKYSHKPESSATSKARRLRLVLEELGPTFIKLGQLLSTRSDLLAADYIDELAKLQDEVPRFPFHTVKESVQMELGDNIDHIFTTFAKDPLAAASIGQVHRATLKTGDQVVVKVQRPGINATTKVDIEILYDLAALVDRHAPWGENYSVVEVVEEFDHMLQEELDFTREGKHIETFRQNFANDSHIFAPSVNWEYTTGRILTMEYLEGIKLTKPGLLNQQKIDKKAIARRLTDAMLRQIFMHGFFHADPHPGNLMVVQRENIAFIDFGIVGRLDEEVRDKITNLVLGLVNRSTQDIIRAIVSLGAIPGSTDFNSLRRDIDRLRQKYYEIPLLDVSLSESLGDIMQITFDYNIRVPTEFTLLVKALITMEGIAAKLDPELSIMEVVEPLGKKLLTQRYSFKSVKKMLTENMSEYHSIFTRLPKHLNQVLDIISSGELRFKTENPKQHIIITHLHKAAHKLSLSILTGSLALTYSQLAGKGVTLLGLEAENIVLPMTGLTVIFLIVSIMGTKKL; encoded by the coding sequence TTGCAACTTCACCTCCGCAAACGGTACAAGCATTTTAAACGCTATAGGGAAATAGCTAATGTAATGGCCAAGCACGGCTTTGGGCACATGCTCAACCAGCTGGGCTTAGCCGAGTTTATTAATACAACTTGGCATAAATATTCACATAAGCCGGAAAGTTCCGCAACTTCAAAGGCACGCCGGCTGCGCCTTGTACTGGAAGAATTGGGTCCCACTTTTATTAAATTAGGACAACTTTTATCTACTCGCTCCGACCTGCTGGCTGCAGATTACATAGATGAACTTGCCAAACTGCAGGATGAGGTTCCTCGTTTTCCTTTCCACACGGTTAAAGAAAGCGTTCAAATGGAGTTGGGTGACAACATTGACCATATTTTTACAACCTTTGCCAAGGACCCCCTTGCAGCCGCCTCCATAGGACAAGTACACCGGGCTACCTTAAAAACAGGTGATCAGGTTGTGGTCAAAGTGCAGCGGCCCGGGATAAATGCAACCACAAAAGTGGATATTGAAATACTTTATGACCTTGCCGCGCTGGTAGACCGTCATGCCCCTTGGGGAGAAAACTACAGCGTAGTGGAAGTGGTAGAAGAATTTGACCACATGCTACAGGAAGAATTGGACTTCACCAGAGAGGGAAAGCATATTGAGACCTTCAGGCAAAATTTTGCCAATGACTCTCATATCTTCGCCCCTAGTGTAAACTGGGAATACACCACCGGTAGAATCCTAACCATGGAATACCTGGAAGGAATTAAACTTACCAAGCCGGGGCTTTTAAACCAGCAAAAAATAGACAAAAAGGCAATAGCCCGGCGGTTGACGGACGCCATGCTGAGGCAAATATTCATGCATGGATTTTTTCATGCCGACCCGCATCCAGGCAATCTTATGGTAGTACAAAGGGAAAATATTGCATTTATCGATTTTGGCATTGTAGGACGCCTGGATGAAGAAGTGCGCGACAAAATTACAAACCTGGTACTGGGCTTGGTAAACCGCAGCACGCAAGATATAATACGCGCCATAGTTAGCCTTGGTGCCATCCCCGGTAGTACAGATTTTAATTCACTGCGGCGGGACATTGACCGGCTGAGGCAAAAATATTATGAAATCCCCTTACTGGATGTTAGTCTCTCTGAGTCACTGGGTGACATTATGCAGATTACTTTTGATTACAATATTCGCGTTCCCACCGAATTTACCCTACTAGTAAAGGCTTTGATTACTATGGAAGGAATTGCCGCCAAGCTAGATCCTGAGCTTAGCATCATGGAAGTAGTTGAGCCTTTGGGTAAGAAACTGCTCACCCAGAGGTACAGCTTTAAGAGTGTGAAAAAAATGTTAACAGAAAACATGTCTGAGTACCACAGCATATTCACCCGGTTGCCAAAACACCTAAACCAAGTACTGGACATCATATCAAGCGGTGAATTAAGGTTTAAAACCGAAAACCCCAAACAACACATTATTATCACCCACCTGCACAAAGCTGCCCATAAGCTGTCCCTGAGCATACTTACCGGAAGCCTGGCGCTAACTTACAGCCAGCTGGCAGGAAAGGGCGTTACCTTGCTTGGTTTGGAGGCTGAAAATATTGTGCTACCCATGACCGGACTAACCGTGATTTTTTTAATTGTTTCTATTATGGGCACTAAAAAACTTTAA
- a CDS encoding 2-phosphosulfolactate phosphatase produces the protein MRIDVCMRVDDLQPEVISATSAVVFDVLRATSTIVTALANGCHGVIPVTDTEDAIARAHQKRHEGLETLLGGERGGRKLTGFDTGNSPLEYSGDVIAGKFLILTTTNGTRTIEACKTAANVYMGSLLNARAVARRLYNEKSDVTLVCAGTKGRFSLEDAVAAGLVMLELKVLASKDASKVKLQMTDAATAVALLAAGYEKGIGQCLYDSAHGQRLLQLGFDEDLVWCGKANKFSVVPVLDRHKGLVTL, from the coding sequence ATGAGAATAGATGTATGTATGCGTGTGGATGATTTGCAGCCTGAAGTGATCTCAGCCACCAGCGCTGTGGTGTTTGATGTGTTGCGAGCTACGAGTACTATAGTTACCGCTCTGGCCAACGGCTGCCATGGCGTTATTCCTGTAACTGATACCGAGGATGCCATAGCCAGAGCACACCAAAAGAGACATGAGGGCCTGGAAACTTTGCTGGGGGGCGAGCGGGGAGGGCGAAAACTAACCGGCTTTGATACCGGGAATTCGCCGTTGGAATACTCGGGTGATGTAATCGCCGGAAAGTTTTTGATTCTTACCACTACCAACGGAACCAGGACCATTGAAGCTTGTAAAACCGCCGCCAATGTATACATGGGAAGCCTATTAAATGCCCGGGCGGTGGCCCGGCGCCTATACAATGAAAAAAGCGATGTTACCCTTGTCTGTGCCGGTACAAAGGGAAGATTTTCACTGGAGGACGCCGTGGCTGCCGGTCTGGTAATGCTGGAACTTAAAGTGCTGGCATCCAAAGATGCGAGCAAAGTTAAACTTCAAATGACTGACGCGGCAACCGCTGTTGCGCTTCTTGCTGCCGGTTACGAAAAAGGGATAGGACAGTGTTTGTATGATTCCGCACACGGGCAAAGGCTCCTGCAACTGGGGTTTGACGAGGACTTAGTGTGGTGCGGGAAGGCTAACAAGTTTTCTGTGGTTCCTGTGCTTGATCGGCACAAAGGTTTAGTAACTCTCTGA
- a CDS encoding DUF342 domain-containing protein gives MQKNKNQTKPGLAAVENGKLKIFDPSPGEQSAKIIASEEIVLKINGKQVDSEIEVNQNDTIETVPKSELTPAEINIDVSKDKMAAYLEIKPEIKITYALKDQPPTPNLVLATEQHTELQIPYSIADILNLIKKKGIVQPDLQAVKETLDFAGGKKVLIASGTAPTPPLDEKVEIKIPSGKTAPLVKADGRIDYRESASNISSVDQGDILAVKQPGAQGELGRDVFGNIIKPNEPRTISMQAGTGTELIEDKTKVVATKAGQPDIRAGKDSYYFAVQPNMVHKGSVSLDSGNIRFKGDVHIKGAIEQNMVVSGNGKVRVDGLISSATVTSGNHITLNGHVLASKISAGAAISSISRILPLLEHLEQLMSQLQMALKQTFAQLKGQTSFGKVTALLMEKRFPSFQSNINNILKIFSKDASLPREIESLAAILNQKFRGIKVLELSGIDDIKELSDAVHKTKTHLEFLTDNKANIQLPYSLNSTIEATGNAIITGQGCIETKIIAGGTVLVQGLFRGGSIEAGDNVTLTEAGSKTGVPTHIKVPADKSVFFTKAYENVTLEIGEQHYLINEIKNHNEARLDVYGVVEFVKWTPGKKSTRSKSD, from the coding sequence ATGCAAAAAAATAAAAACCAAACAAAGCCCGGACTGGCAGCTGTAGAGAACGGGAAACTCAAAATTTTCGATCCCTCTCCGGGAGAGCAATCCGCAAAAATTATTGCATCAGAGGAAATAGTTCTTAAAATTAACGGGAAACAAGTTGATTCAGAGATTGAGGTAAATCAAAATGACACCATTGAAACAGTGCCAAAATCCGAGCTGACCCCCGCCGAAATTAACATCGATGTATCTAAAGATAAAATGGCAGCATACTTAGAAATCAAACCGGAAATAAAAATCACTTATGCCCTCAAGGATCAGCCCCCGACTCCTAATCTAGTTCTCGCCACTGAACAGCATACAGAGTTACAAATCCCGTACAGTATTGCTGATATTTTAAACTTAATTAAAAAGAAAGGTATTGTTCAACCCGATTTGCAGGCAGTAAAAGAAACTTTAGATTTTGCAGGCGGGAAGAAAGTCCTTATTGCTTCCGGTACCGCTCCTACACCGCCTCTGGATGAAAAGGTGGAAATAAAGATTCCATCAGGAAAAACTGCGCCACTCGTTAAGGCTGATGGTAGAATTGATTACAGGGAGAGTGCATCAAATATCAGCAGTGTTGACCAGGGGGATATATTAGCGGTTAAGCAGCCGGGCGCTCAGGGTGAGCTGGGCCGTGATGTTTTTGGTAACATCATCAAGCCAAATGAGCCCCGGACAATATCAATGCAGGCAGGCACCGGGACAGAGCTGATAGAAGATAAGACCAAAGTAGTCGCTACAAAAGCCGGTCAGCCGGATATAAGGGCAGGGAAGGATAGTTATTATTTTGCGGTACAGCCCAACATGGTACACAAAGGTTCTGTTAGCCTGGATTCAGGTAATATTAGATTTAAGGGAGATGTCCACATCAAGGGCGCCATAGAACAAAACATGGTTGTTTCCGGCAACGGGAAGGTACGGGTGGATGGGCTTATCAGCAGTGCCACCGTCACCTCCGGCAACCATATCACTTTAAATGGGCATGTACTGGCATCAAAAATCAGTGCAGGGGCAGCCATATCTTCAATTAGCCGTATACTACCCCTGTTGGAACACCTTGAGCAATTAATGTCCCAGCTGCAAATGGCACTTAAACAAACCTTTGCACAACTAAAGGGACAAACATCCTTTGGCAAAGTTACGGCGCTTCTCATGGAGAAAAGATTTCCTTCATTTCAGTCTAACATCAATAACATATTAAAGATTTTCTCTAAGGATGCCAGCCTGCCCAGGGAAATTGAATCTCTCGCCGCCATTTTAAATCAAAAGTTTCGGGGAATTAAGGTACTTGAGCTATCCGGCATTGATGACATTAAAGAACTGAGCGATGCAGTTCATAAAACCAAAACCCATCTTGAGTTCTTAACAGATAACAAAGCCAATATTCAGCTGCCCTATTCTTTAAACAGTACCATTGAGGCTACGGGTAATGCTATTATTACAGGACAAGGCTGCATTGAAACAAAGATTATAGCCGGAGGGACAGTCCTGGTGCAGGGCCTCTTTCGCGGGGGCAGTATCGAGGCCGGGGATAATGTTACTTTAACCGAGGCGGGCTCAAAAACAGGTGTTCCCACACACATCAAAGTGCCTGCCGATAAGTCTGTTTTTTTCACCAAGGCTTACGAAAACGTAACCCTGGAAATAGGTGAGCAACATTATCTAATAAACGAAATTAAGAACCACAACGAGGCGCGCCTTGATGTATACGGAGTTGTAGAGTTTGTCAAGTGGACACCAGGCAAAAAGTCCACCAGGTCTAAAAGCGATTAA
- a CDS encoding uracil-DNA glycosylase, producing the protein MSIPRQNCIRCKHFYVTWDKSLPNGCHCYGIKSRYNPSVQVYRATGEGCLCFKERKQLKKGK; encoded by the coding sequence ATGAGCATTCCCAGGCAAAATTGCATCAGATGTAAGCATTTTTATGTAACGTGGGATAAAAGCTTGCCAAATGGCTGCCATTGCTACGGCATAAAAAGTAGGTATAACCCATCGGTCCAAGTTTACAGGGCAACCGGGGAAGGTTGTCTGTGTTTCAAAGAAAGGAAACAACTGAAAAAGGGTAAGTAA
- a CDS encoding HD domain-containing protein has product MRIVRISDLDNYIGKEVAKPLRLKDGRIYVNSNIRITKGSVNALQRNIDNLAHRFITIHTDDSEDIDLYDDIIGDELKFEAREKIEATLKQFSSRRTERVKKIANEIIENLYSNPNTIYGTNMLFLAGGEDHAVHSLNVAILSAIMAIKAGYNKNELEKIVLGAALHDIGMAKIDKRLLDINYTYKKKEDYLEMQKHPLEGYNLVKNKINVLSKRIILMHHVWEDFNASYDSDMDTYMSYPHKLNNTLLDGQYKDLSISIVQTADVFEAMTNKETGYKSAKSKAEAMEYIRSMKFVQFGAGADYLVDYITPYDTGTEVILNNREKAIVMRYTNLPQRPILKMLTGDDKGEIINLMDKKFLTLQIMSAP; this is encoded by the coding sequence ATGCGAATAGTTAGAATATCGGACCTGGACAATTACATAGGTAAAGAAGTTGCAAAGCCGCTGCGCCTAAAGGATGGCAGGATTTATGTAAATAGCAATATTAGAATCACCAAGGGCAGTGTTAATGCTCTTCAACGTAATATAGATAACCTGGCACACAGGTTTATCACCATCCACACTGACGATAGTGAAGATATTGATTTATATGACGATATTATAGGTGATGAGTTAAAATTCGAAGCCAGAGAAAAGATCGAAGCCACATTAAAACAATTTTCATCTCGTAGAACCGAAAGAGTTAAAAAAATAGCTAATGAAATTATTGAGAACCTCTATTCCAACCCCAATACAATCTATGGTACTAATATGCTTTTTCTGGCGGGTGGAGAAGACCATGCTGTGCACTCACTCAATGTAGCTATTTTATCAGCCATAATGGCCATAAAGGCTGGTTACAACAAAAATGAGCTGGAGAAGATAGTATTGGGGGCTGCGCTGCACGACATCGGAATGGCCAAGATAGACAAAAGGCTGCTTGATATCAATTATACGTATAAGAAAAAAGAAGATTACCTGGAAATGCAAAAGCATCCGTTAGAAGGGTACAACCTGGTTAAAAATAAAATAAATGTACTGTCTAAACGAATTATCCTTATGCATCATGTGTGGGAAGACTTTAATGCCAGTTACGACAGTGATATGGACACATACATGTCCTATCCGCACAAGTTGAATAACACTTTGCTTGATGGGCAGTACAAGGATTTAAGTATTAGTATAGTACAAACAGCCGATGTATTTGAGGCCATGACGAATAAAGAAACAGGTTACAAGTCTGCAAAGAGTAAAGCCGAAGCCATGGAGTATATACGCTCCATGAAGTTTGTTCAGTTTGGGGCCGGAGCTGATTACTTAGTGGATTATATAACTCCTTATGATACCGGTACGGAAGTTATCTTAAATAACAGGGAAAAAGCAATCGTAATGCGTTATACCAATTTGCCGCAGCGGCCTATACTTAAGATGCTAACCGGAGATGACAAGGGAGAAATAATTAATCTTATGGATAAGAAATTCCTAACATTACAGATAATGAGTGCGCCCTAA
- a CDS encoding YlbF family regulator, which yields MTVNDKAIDLGRAVTETDAYKNLQKVQAAMIEDGEAQKLVQDFQKLRNSYDRMQSMGHELEEKHLEKLKELHDKMMENRLVKQYEEARSEFDQLLADVNAKINEGMGKNQGGNSCDSGSCGSGGCSC from the coding sequence ATGACTGTAAACGATAAGGCTATTGATTTGGGAAGAGCCGTGACGGAAACAGATGCGTATAAGAACCTACAAAAGGTACAGGCGGCAATGATTGAAGATGGCGAGGCACAAAAGCTGGTACAGGATTTCCAGAAACTTCGCAATTCTTACGACAGAATGCAGTCCATGGGCCACGAATTAGAAGAAAAGCATTTAGAAAAATTAAAAGAACTTCATGATAAAATGATGGAGAACCGGCTGGTAAAACAGTACGAAGAAGCGCGTTCAGAATTTGACCAGTTATTGGCAGACGTGAATGCAAAAATTAACGAGGGAATGGGTAAAAATCAGGGTGGAAACAGCTGCGACTCCGGTAGTTGCGGTTCCGGTGGCTGCAGCTGCTGA
- a CDS encoding cobalamin-binding protein, translating to MSLYEQISLAVQKGEIEEVGSLSKQALEEGNNALDVLNSALMPGIEIVGEKFGRDELFIPEVMMCAQALQAGINTINPFLTKEQSSYKAKIVIGTVANDVHDLGKNLVKMMFTANGFEVIDMGVDVSAEKFAAALEEHKPQVLGLSALLTTTMPEMAKTIELINSKGLHDGLQIMVGGAPVTEDFAKEIGADFYADNAIEAANTVKGMI from the coding sequence ATGAGCTTATACGAGCAAATTAGCCTCGCTGTTCAGAAGGGCGAAATTGAAGAAGTTGGATCACTATCCAAGCAAGCCCTGGAGGAAGGCAACAATGCTTTAGATGTATTAAATAGCGCTCTCATGCCCGGTATTGAAATAGTGGGGGAAAAATTTGGGCGCGATGAATTATTCATTCCGGAAGTAATGATGTGTGCACAAGCACTGCAGGCCGGAATTAACACCATTAATCCTTTTTTAACCAAAGAACAGTCTTCGTATAAAGCCAAGATTGTGATTGGTACCGTAGCCAATGATGTACACGATTTGGGCAAAAACCTGGTAAAAATGATGTTTACGGCTAACGGTTTCGAAGTTATCGACATGGGAGTGGATGTGTCGGCGGAAAAATTTGCCGCGGCATTAGAGGAACATAAGCCACAAGTTCTCGGTTTGTCAGCATTATTGACCACTACCATGCCGGAAATGGCTAAGACAATTGAGCTTATTAATTCCAAGGGTCTGCATGATGGTTTGCAAATTATGGTCGGAGGAGCCCCTGTTACCGAAGATTTTGCCAAAGAGATCGGTGCGGATTTCTATGCAGACAATGCCATAGAAGCAGCAAATACCGTAAAAGGCATGATTTAA